A single genomic interval of Alligator mississippiensis isolate rAllMis1 chromosome 15, rAllMis1, whole genome shotgun sequence harbors:
- the SERTAD1 gene encoding SERTA domain-containing protein 1 has product MLNKGVKRKRGTAESAGPDAPASPAAPATSLFSLSVVKLHRSLRHVEPDLRPLVLVTNALRRLQDQMQTEAAAPEPPGTVLRCPAAPPDGSGALPDCPTCPLDGSGAPLDSSGALPDCPTGPLDSSGAPLDSSGTLPDCPMGPLEGSGAPLDSSGALPDWPTGPLDGSSAPLDSSGILLGTGPAMLLPSLDVSLGSSVSGLLGDLEPAGSLVPALWGAECGARALLAPLPDEGLEGVFEDIDTSMYDGELWAPAGLKALAPAPGEDEAAPGPEDGGLDINDLDLLMDVLVGPRGL; this is encoded by the coding sequence ATGCTGAACAAGGGCGTCAAGCGCAAGCGCGGCACCGCAGAGAGCGCAGGGCCGGATGCCCCCGCGTCCCCCGCCGCCCCGGCCACCTCCCTCTTCAGCCTGTCCGTGGTCAAGCTGCACCGGAGCCTGCGGCACGTGGAGCCCGACCTGCGGCCCCTGGTGCTCGTGACCAACGCCCTGCGGCGCCTCCAGGACCAGATGCAGACGGAGGCTGCGGCGCCCGAGCCCCCTGGCACTGTCCTACGTTGCCCCGCCGCCCCGCCGGATGGCTCCGGCGCCCTCCCAGACTGCCCCACATGCCCACTGGATGGCTCCGGCGCCCCCTTGGACAGCTCCGGCGCCCTCCCAGACTGCCCCACGGGCCCTCTGGACAGCTCCGGCGCCCCCTTGGACAGCTCCGGCACCCTCCCAGACTGCCCCATGGGCCCACTGGAGGGCTCTGGCGCCCCCTTGGACAGCTCCGGCGCCCTCCCAGACTGGCCCACGGGCCCACTGGACGGCTCCAGCGCCCCCTTGGACAGCTCTGGCATCCTTCTCGGCACAGGGCCTGCCATGCTGCTCCCCAGCCTGGACGTCTCGCTCGGCTCGTCCGTCTCGGGGCTCCTGGGGGACTTGGAGCCGGCGGGCAGCCTGGTCCCGGCGCTGTGGGGCGCAGAGTGCGGGGCACGGGCACTGCTGGCCCCTCTGCCGGACGAGGGGCTGGAGGGCGTCTTCGAGGACATCGACACCTCCATGTATGACGGCGAGCTGTGGGCACCTGCCGGCCTCAAGGCCTTGGCGCCGGCGCCGGGCGAGGACGAGGCGGCGCCGGGCCCTGAGGACGGGGGCCTGGACATCAATGACCTGGACTTGCTCATGGATGTGCTGGTGGGCCCACGGGGGCTCTGA
- the BLVRB gene encoding flavin reductase (NADPH) yields MATCKNIVIFGATGMTGLATLAQALQAGYQVTVLVRDPARLPPDLHPAHVVVGDVLDPSAVDRAVQGQDAVIIILGTRNDLSPTTMMSEGTKNIVTAMKAHGIRKVVACLSAFLMWDPAKVPARLQPVTDDHIRMHRILQDSGLDCVSVMPPHIAGDQPLTGDYTVTVNAASGSRVISKHDLGHFFLQCLSTAQYDGKNVYLSRHYPKE; encoded by the exons ATGGCCACCTGCAAGAACATCGTCATCTTCGGGGCCACGGGCATGACGGGGCTGGCCACGCTGGCGCAAGCCCTGCAGGCCG GCTACCAGGTGACGGTGCTGGTGCGGGACCCAGCGCGGCTGCCCCCGGACCTGCACCCAGCACACGTGGTGGTGGGCGACGTGCTGGACCCCAGCGCCGTGGACCGGGCTGTGCAGGGGCAGGACGCCGTCATCATCATCCTGGGCACCCGCAATGACCTCA gccccacCACCATGATGTCCGAGGGCACCAAGAACATCGTGACTGCCATGAAGGCCCACGGGATCCGCAAGGTGGTCGCGTGCCTGTCGG CCTTCCTGATGTGGGACCCGGCCAAGGTgccggccaggctgcagcccgtGACCGACGACCACATCCGCATGCACCGCATCCTGCAGGACTCGGGCCTGGACTGCGTCTCCGTCATGCCGCCCCACATCGCCG GTGACCAGCCGCTGACCGGGGACTACACGGTGACCGTGAACGCAGCGAGCGGCTCCCGCGTCATCTCCAAGCACGACTTGGGCCACTTCTTCCTGCAGTGCCTGAGCACGGCCCAGTACGACGGCAAGAACGTCTACCTCTCCCGCCACTACCCCAAGGAGTGA